The nucleotide window CCGGACAACGACGACCCCGTCGAGATCGCCCGCGAGGGGCTCGCCGCCACCGAGGAGGCCGACGTCCACATCGTCGATACGGCGGGTCGCCACGCGCTGGAGGAGGGGCTCATCGACGAGATCGAGGCGATCGACGCGACCGTCGATCCGGACCGCAGACTGCTCGTGATGGACGCGGCGATCGGGCAGGGCGCGAAGGATCAGGCCCAGCGTTTCGAGGAGGCTATCGGCGTCGACGGCGTCGTGATCACGAAACTCGACGGGACGGCGAAGGGCGGCGGGGCGCTCACGGCCGTCAACGAGACCGACTCGTCGATCGCGTTTCTCGGGACCGGCGAGACGGTTCAGGACGTCGAGCGCTTCGAGCCGAACGGCTTCATCTCCCGGCTGCTCGGGATGGGTGATCTCAAGCAGCTCGCCGAGCGCGTCGAGCGCGCGATGGAGACCGGCGACGAGGACGAGGATTGGGACCCCGAAGACATCATGTCCGGCCAGTTCACGCTCAAGGACATGCGCCACCAGATGAACGCGATGAACAAGATGGGGCCGCTCGATCAGGTGCTCGACATGATCCCCGGGCTCGGCGGCGGGATCAAGGATCAGCTGCCCGACGACGCGATGGACGTCACGCAGGATCGAATGCGGAGCTTCGAGGTCGTCATGGACTCGATGACCGAGAAGGAGCTCGAAAACCCTCGTTCCGTGGGCGCGAATCAGGTCCGCCGCGTCGCCCGCGGCTCCGGCCAGCCCGAGGAACGTGTCCAAGAACTGCTCGAACAACACCGGATGATGGAGCGCACCCTCAAACAGTTCCAGGGGATGGGCGACGCGGACATGCAGCGGATGATGAAGCGCATGGAACAGGGCGATGGTGGCGGCGGGATGGGCGGCATGGGTGGGATGGGCGGCGGTGGCGGCCCGTTCTGAGTAGCGCGAAGCGGACGTGTTTTTACCGATGGCGGCGCTCGACACGCCAATGAGCGTCGTCGAGGTCGCGCGCGAGGCCTACCGCGAGGCGCTGCCGGCGCTGTCGGTGAGTCTCGTCGCCGGGCTTCTCTCGGGGGTCGTTCTCGGCGGGATGCAGGACGAACTCCGGGTCGTCAGCGGACTGCTCATGCT belongs to Halococcus qingdaonensis and includes:
- a CDS encoding signal recognition particle protein Srp54, whose translation is MVLDDLGSSLRGTLDRLQGKTRLDEEDVEEVVREIQRSLIQADVEIDLVMELSDEIERRALEEEPPGGTTARDFVLRIVYEEMVDLVGDSTELPLESQTILLAGLQGSGKTTTAAKMAWWFSKKGLRPAIIQTDTFRPGAYDQAEEMASRAEVSFYGDPDNDDPVEIAREGLAATEEADVHIVDTAGRHALEEGLIDEIEAIDATVDPDRRLLVMDAAIGQGAKDQAQRFEEAIGVDGVVITKLDGTAKGGGALTAVNETDSSIAFLGTGETVQDVERFEPNGFISRLLGMGDLKQLAERVERAMETGDEDEDWDPEDIMSGQFTLKDMRHQMNAMNKMGPLDQVLDMIPGLGGGIKDQLPDDAMDVTQDRMRSFEVVMDSMTEKELENPRSVGANQVRRVARGSGQPEERVQELLEQHRMMERTLKQFQGMGDADMQRMMKRMEQGDGGGGMGGMGGMGGGGGPF